In Halobacteroides halobius DSM 5150, the genomic window CTTATTATCTACAAAAACATAAATATGTTCTCCTACTGCTTCTAAAGTAGCAGTTATATCTTCTTTTTTAACCTTATTTGGTACTGTAAATTGCTTAGTTTGACCTAAAGAATAATCTAATTTAGAAATTGCAAAATTAGCTCCATACTTCTTAACTAATTTATTTCCTTTTTTTCTAACTTCATAGATTTTCTCCTTAGGTAAGTTGGCCCAATCTAAATAGGTTAAAGCCATTATAGCTTCTTCATCTTTAGCTAGATTTTCAATTACAATTTTTTGCTGCTTATCTTGACTACTAATTAAATACTGGTGAACTCTACCACCTTTTAGAGATATATTTTTACTAATTTTATCTTGATCTAAGTTGATTGTCTTGGCCCAAGATTCATATCCTGATCTAGAGATACTAACTTTATACTTTCCAGTAGCTAAATCAGAAAATAAAACTGTTGAACCTTTCTTTTGCTTGATGTCATCTCCTTGTTTAATAACAACTTTAGCAGCAAGTTTATTATTATTAACGTCAGTTATATTGAAACTTAAATCTCCTTGGCTAATCTGTTCAGACTTAATCTTTACTTCTTTCTTCTCTAAAGTTATTGGAAGTAATATATCAGCATCCTTAATTACCACATCTTTTTTTACATTATTATATCCTTCTTTTATAACCTGGATAGAATATTTAGTAGATTCTAAATCTTTAGCTTTAAATTCACCATTTCGACTCATACCTTTAATTAATGTGTTACTATCATTTGTAACTACTACTTTAGCATCTAATTTATTACCTTTTTCATCTTTAATCTCAACCTGTAAATCAAACTGTTCTTCCACCTTTAAAGTTATTGGAAGAGTTATATCATTATTTTTAACTACTATATTTACTTTCTCTGTTTTATAACCTTCTTTAGTAATTCTTACTGGATACTCTCCTGGAGCTATATTTTTAACTTGTAACAATCCATTCGTAACTTTTTTTGTTATTTCATTACCCTCTTTAATTAGTGTTGCTTGGGCATTTATCTTCTCTCCCTGCTCATTTTTCACCTTAATAGTCACATTAGATAATTGTTTTTTATTACATCCTACAAAAATTAACATACCAACTAACAAAAGTATTCCTAAAATTAACCGACTATTCCGTTTCTTATTCATCTAATCCCTCCTTAAATATATTATTATTCCTTATTAACTAATATTAGATACTTATTACTCTTTTTCCTTCATTATAAGAAAAAAATTATGTTTGAGGGGAGATAGGGGTATTCTGCATTCCCCCATCTACAAATTTAAATAGACCTATCATAATTAGAATAGATTTAATAGATCATCATCTATCATTTGAGATAAGTCATTTTCTATCTCTTCCCGACCAATTTTATAGCTATTATTAACTGTATTTTCAAATAAATCATCAAATAAAGATTTAATCATTAACATCTCTAAACTATTAAATCCTTTATTATCTAATTCAGCCTCTTTAAATCTATCTATCATATCATAAGCCACTTGAAGACAATAATCTCCATCAACCAACCCTTGCATTCTTTCTTTATCACTAAGATTCATTTTATCCCCCCTCAAACTTATTATTTGTAAAAAGAATAATATTATTAATAGAATAGAAAAGAGCTGCTAAAATAAAATCAGCTCCATTCTTATCTTATATTTCATCATTATAAATTTCATCAATTGCTGTATTTACTATTGCTCTTGCTTCTCTAAATGAACTTTTATACTTTATTTTCATTTTTTCTAAATGCTTAGCTCCATTTTCAGTTATTT contains:
- a CDS encoding MSCRAMM family protein, with protein sequence MNKKRNSRLILGILLLVGMLIFVGCNKKQLSNVTIKVKNEQGEKINAQATLIKEGNEITKKVTNGLLQVKNIAPGEYPVRITKEGYKTEKVNIVVKNNDITLPITLKVEEQFDLQVEIKDEKGNKLDAKVVVTNDSNTLIKGMSRNGEFKAKDLESTKYSIQVIKEGYNNVKKDVVIKDADILLPITLEKKEVKIKSEQISQGDLSFNITDVNNNKLAAKVVIKQGDDIKQKKGSTVLFSDLATGKYKVSISRSGYESWAKTINLDQDKISKNISLKGGRVHQYLISSQDKQQKIVIENLAKDEEAIMALTYLDWANLPKEKIYEVRKKGNKLVKKYGANFAISKLDYSLGQTKQFTVPNKVKKEDITATLEAVGEHIYVFVDNKTEVKQEKIDTLVAEFDRKIYPQITGQDIKGKVVVLLSNFDNYYRTGYFDPADLYSNLGNELPMFYLNADRAKNTLLTAAAHQYQHMVFFAAKAKAGRVANDAWINQGLAQLAPQLLGYINPEKKGWSKNKGNGWVYSKKYGYLNNTTQVNLLVQDGSIPFMGGASLFVNYLIEQYDAKIIKEIITSSQAPMKVIEKYTARDFDKIYLNWVTTNLADSIEEIKNLIYNYSKFDLQQLPKLNKKEINVLGVNHFNITNQEGMIIINQPPEVKGKIGVIIIRKPKN